Part of the Propioniciclava sp. MC1595 genome is shown below.
TCCGGTTCCTGCTCGTCCACCACACGCAGACGCCGAACACCGACACCGAGGAGAAGATCCCCGGGCGGTTGCAGTCGATCTACCGGTTCCACACCTCGGCCGAGCGGGGCTGGGCCGACGTCGCCTACAACTTCTTCGTCGACCCGTTCGGCACCATCTGGGAGGGCCGCGCCGGCAGCCTCACCCGCCCCGTGATGGGTGATGCCACCGGCGGATCCCAGGGCCACGCGCTGCTGTGCTGCTTCGTCGGCGACCACACCGCGGAGCCCCCGACCCCCGCCGCGATGGCGTCCATGACCAGCCTGCTGGCCTGGCTGGCCGTGCGCGAGGGGCTCGACCTCGCCGGGCCGGTGACCTTCACCTCGCGCGGCTCGAACAAGTGGCGCAAGGGGGCCGAGGTGACCACCGAGCAGGTCGCCGGGCACCGGGACATGTCGGCCACCGAGTGCCCCGGCGAGGCCCTCTACCCCTTGGTCGCGGGGCAGTTGCTGCCCGGAGCGCGCGCGTTGCTCGCTCCGCCGACACCGGTCGCCTCACCGACTCCGACGCCCAACCCGATGCCGTCTCCCTCGGGGATGCTCCGGCCCACG
Proteins encoded:
- a CDS encoding N-acetylmuramoyl-L-alanine amidase translates to MTLSRRTLVAATALLPVAGVAAATFSDAPGAAAAPTQPPIRPRADWAGTLAPKGPLEDEPDVRFLLVHHTQTPNTDTEEKIPGRLQSIYRFHTSAERGWADVAYNFFVDPFGTIWEGRAGSLTRPVMGDATGGSQGHALLCCFVGDHTAEPPTPAAMASMTSLLAWLAVREGLDLAGPVTFTSRGSNKWRKGAEVTTEQVAGHRDMSATECPGEALYPLVAGQLLPGARALLAPPTPVASPTPTPNPMPSPSGMLRPTPTASEPPTEAPTAGVGGVVVAVGGGLLLTGLSAALGALSGRRGRRSAAEQVEQDHGPADPEGDEQADEEPDQRL